Proteins from one Planctomyces sp. SH-PL62 genomic window:
- a CDS encoding DUF1559 domain-containing protein, protein MRTRSLRHRAFTLIELLVVIAIIAVLIALLLPAVQSAREAARRSQCVNNLKQLGLATHNYHSATNALPPLFGNFGTAPNGPSEDGGPWPLGWMVHLLGFMEQQALYNSANFSFGAYAGPNVNTLSTTKVNGFVCPSESLKAGGWISSTWTNYHANFGGPCSMASWSGAFVPFRGDPGDRPGYTNAVTTANMGTVGFEGFTDGTSNTALVSEKLIGLAGYVGGALPGSSNGKRVSFQSTASLGWDTATGAADALAFYNACKAMPSTTAPTNPTQWSGACWNGSHAGTLHFNAYGHLMTPNTLSCVAANSWGGAPGGFNDAITATSNHPGGVNVAMVDGSVKFVKDSIAPQIWWGVGTRNQGEIISSDAF, encoded by the coding sequence ATGAGAACAAGATCCCTGCGTCATCGCGCCTTCACGCTGATCGAGCTCTTGGTGGTCATCGCCATCATCGCCGTGTTGATCGCGCTCCTGCTGCCGGCCGTCCAGTCGGCGCGTGAGGCGGCCCGCCGGTCGCAGTGCGTGAACAACCTGAAACAACTCGGGCTGGCGACCCACAACTACCACTCGGCCACGAACGCCCTGCCGCCGCTCTTCGGCAACTTCGGGACCGCGCCCAACGGCCCGAGCGAGGATGGAGGCCCCTGGCCGCTCGGCTGGATGGTCCACCTCCTGGGGTTCATGGAGCAGCAGGCGCTCTACAACTCCGCGAATTTCTCCTTCGGGGCGTACGCCGGCCCGAACGTCAATACCCTCAGCACGACGAAGGTCAATGGCTTCGTCTGCCCGTCGGAGAGCCTCAAGGCGGGCGGCTGGATCTCGTCGACCTGGACCAACTATCACGCCAACTTCGGCGGTCCGTGCTCGATGGCGTCGTGGAGCGGCGCCTTCGTCCCCTTCCGAGGCGATCCGGGCGACCGTCCCGGCTACACGAACGCCGTCACCACGGCGAACATGGGGACGGTCGGGTTCGAGGGCTTCACCGACGGGACGAGCAACACCGCCCTGGTCAGTGAGAAGCTGATCGGCCTGGCGGGGTATGTGGGCGGGGCCCTCCCGGGCTCGAGCAACGGCAAGCGCGTCTCGTTCCAGTCGACCGCTAGCCTCGGCTGGGACACGGCGACCGGCGCGGCGGACGCCCTGGCGTTCTACAACGCCTGCAAGGCCATGCCGTCCACCACCGCGCCGACCAACCCCACCCAGTGGTCGGGGGCCTGCTGGAACGGCAGTCACGCCGGCACCCTCCATTTCAACGCCTACGGCCACCTGATGACGCCGAACACGCTGTCGTGCGTCGCTGCCAACTCCTGGGGCGGCGCCCCCGGCGGGTTCAACGACGCGATCACGGCCACGAGCAACCACCCGGGCGGGGTGAACGTCGCGATGGTCGACGGCTCCGTCAAGTTCGTGAAGGATTCCATCGCCCCGCAGATCTGGTGGGGGGTCGGCACCCGCAACCAGGGCGAGATTATCAGCTCCGACGCATTTTGA
- a CDS encoding MBL fold metallo-hydrolase yields MTERRYLFPNVIEMNYQARRRMGVNVYLIDGGDEYILIDVGFLEDAVNVLQLIRELGYSFSACKMIVATHADVDHTQGLARARDVLRCPVAAHPKSVAAIETGDELFTFARIDAQGISIPMPKCKVDVELDEGSKIQVGDRTLEVWSTPGHAAGQLAFRMGDLLFSGDNIFRDGCVGAIDAHHGSNIPDYIASLKRIRDSDAKFLLPSHGPIFRKDVDLLNRTIDRLEGYSHMSDFGTCAVDWPLMDAWEDELHQPNLEF; encoded by the coding sequence ATGACTGAGCGTCGCTACTTGTTCCCGAACGTCATCGAGATGAACTATCAAGCCCGGCGGAGGATGGGCGTCAACGTCTACCTCATCGACGGGGGAGACGAGTACATCCTCATCGACGTGGGCTTCCTGGAGGACGCCGTGAACGTCCTCCAGCTCATCAGGGAGCTGGGCTACAGTTTCTCGGCGTGCAAGATGATCGTCGCCACCCACGCCGACGTCGACCACACCCAGGGCCTCGCCCGGGCCCGCGACGTCCTCCGATGTCCGGTCGCCGCGCATCCCAAGAGCGTCGCCGCGATCGAGACGGGCGACGAGCTGTTCACCTTCGCCCGCATCGACGCCCAGGGGATCAGCATCCCCATGCCCAAGTGCAAGGTCGACGTCGAGCTTGACGAAGGGTCCAAGATCCAGGTGGGGGACCGCACGCTCGAAGTCTGGAGCACGCCGGGCCACGCGGCGGGCCAGCTCGCCTTCCGCATGGGGGACCTGCTCTTCTCGGGCGACAACATCTTCCGGGACGGCTGCGTCGGCGCCATCGACGCCCATCACGGATCGAACATCCCCGACTACATCGCCAGCCTCAAGCGGATCCGAGACTCCGACGCCAAGTTCCTCCTCCCCTCCCACGGGCCGATCTTCCGCAAGGACGTCGACCTGCTGAACCGGACCATCGACCGCCTGGAAGGGTATTCGCACATGTCCGACTTCGGCACCTGCGCCGTCGACTGGCCGCTCATGGACGCCTGGGAAGACGAGCTGCACCAGCCGAATCTCGAGTTCTGA
- a CDS encoding HEAT repeat domain-containing protein, with product MIKVFIAARRVAPRLEGVRAGLIALLAWTWLGTAPAPALAQQAPAKPAETNPQEPGKPAEGDAAAEDDETQPVVDPSASHKASSLEIYKDPNAEPLLDPKKFPEIRAQRIPSPQEIDQVKLMAANPVATVDVNAITNVVNGMIAQMTNTRNIQAVVDPASEQNANVTRAIQVATQNLLEPIFTSRNAKNVQFQNQFNKVLLQKLPPVFKHHLVPRIQAMIVLAQSANPDALKVLLDEIKSPNQTVWVKLWAFRGITNIKLLANRLSASQESEAAKTISDQLAKNKDWPWWVQHRALEALTALRQGFLPTSPRTADMAAVAFQYLTDEALRPEVRAEAALALGSMQVTSAVPKYNVEIAAYATAQLAATLVERIVDGFSENRTRSQQLTTLLVGPVLQAFEGQAGVRDSGFLNSPVLANKAEVQKYVDAMKPSAKACAALIGAPSGQIEALTADLKTKVAEFKAFLAKATPAEASLFPGGPSYAAPAAEAAPPQAAAAPSAEAGGNRREP from the coding sequence ATGATCAAGGTGTTCATCGCCGCGAGGCGCGTCGCGCCCCGACTCGAAGGCGTCCGGGCGGGGTTGATCGCCCTCCTGGCCTGGACCTGGCTGGGGACCGCACCCGCCCCCGCCCTGGCGCAACAGGCCCCCGCCAAGCCGGCTGAAACGAACCCTCAAGAACCTGGGAAGCCCGCCGAGGGCGACGCCGCGGCGGAGGACGACGAGACCCAACCGGTCGTGGACCCCTCGGCCTCGCACAAGGCGAGCTCGCTCGAGATCTACAAGGATCCGAACGCCGAGCCCCTGCTCGACCCCAAGAAGTTCCCCGAGATCCGGGCCCAGCGGATCCCCTCGCCGCAGGAGATCGACCAGGTCAAGCTGATGGCGGCCAACCCGGTCGCCACCGTCGACGTCAACGCGATCACCAACGTCGTCAACGGGATGATCGCCCAGATGACGAACACGCGGAACATCCAGGCCGTGGTCGACCCCGCCTCGGAGCAGAACGCCAACGTGACCCGGGCCATCCAGGTCGCCACTCAGAACCTGCTGGAGCCGATCTTCACCTCTCGGAACGCCAAGAACGTCCAGTTCCAGAACCAGTTCAACAAGGTCCTGCTCCAGAAGCTCCCCCCGGTCTTCAAACACCACCTGGTGCCGCGGATCCAGGCCATGATCGTCCTGGCGCAGTCCGCCAACCCGGACGCCCTGAAGGTCCTGCTCGACGAGATCAAGAGCCCGAACCAGACGGTCTGGGTCAAGCTCTGGGCGTTCCGCGGGATCACCAACATCAAGTTGCTCGCGAACCGGCTCTCCGCTTCGCAGGAGTCCGAGGCCGCGAAGACGATCTCCGACCAGCTTGCGAAGAACAAGGACTGGCCCTGGTGGGTCCAGCATCGCGCCCTGGAAGCCCTGACGGCCCTGCGACAGGGCTTCCTGCCGACCTCGCCGCGGACCGCCGACATGGCCGCGGTCGCGTTCCAGTACCTGACGGACGAGGCGCTGCGTCCCGAGGTCCGCGCCGAGGCGGCCCTGGCGCTCGGCTCGATGCAGGTCACTTCGGCGGTCCCGAAATACAACGTCGAGATCGCGGCGTACGCCACGGCCCAGCTGGCGGCCACGCTCGTCGAGCGGATCGTCGACGGCTTCTCCGAGAACAGGACGCGATCCCAGCAACTCACCACCCTGCTGGTCGGCCCCGTGCTCCAGGCTTTTGAAGGTCAAGCGGGCGTCCGCGACAGCGGCTTCCTCAACAGCCCCGTCCTCGCCAACAAGGCCGAGGTGCAGAAATACGTTGATGCGATGAAGCCTTCGGCCAAGGCCTGCGCCGCGCTGATCGGGGCGCCGTCCGGCCAGATCGAGGCGCTGACGGCGGACCTGAAGACGAAGGTGGCGGAATTCAAGGCGTTCCTGGCGAAGGCGACCCCCGCCGAGGCCAGCCTGTTCCCCGGCGGACCGTCCTACGCCGCGCCGGCCGCCGAGGCCGCGCCTCCCCAGGCGGCGGCCGCCCCGAGTGCCGAGGCCGGTGGG
- a CDS encoding FG-GAP-like repeat-containing protein: MNRRRRRIVWLAVAVLAASGFGSWAVAQWRFATSLEQSRLLMEAQRFPEARERLLGLRSSRPSDPEVAYRLGVCEHAVGRPEASLAAWAGVSPGNEWWGKASLARARTLVGDMGRFSEAEALLEAMLDGAAAPADRDEVRRTLSELYFWQGRREEVLGLIEENWRNTTDPTGDLVDHWKGENAPTLFEAVRNEVERAAALSPGDDRVWLAQADLALQTGRLAEAKAKLERCLEARPEDQAVWRARLELARVEEDLEAFRLCLAHLRADRFTVEKALGVRAWLAKREGDGAAERAVLERLIAVAPSDAGALDRLAVLAAESGEVERSRELRVRKATCDAAKDRYRLLIDEKIAPARFTELAGLAETIGRKFEARGWWTLRAAFVPTDPSAREALARLREPVSRESPSPGVTLAQALASDEAESVGSAANPARKPATTDIVPPLFRDDAETVGLRFEFDNGRSPKRQIPETTAGGVALLDYDGDGWMDVYVVQGGAFPADPSRPYEGDRLFRNRGDGSFEDATAISGIADMARGFGHGVTVGDIDNDGRPDLFVTRWRSYALYRNRGDGTFADATAELGLDGDRDWPTSAAFADLDNDGDLDLYVCHYLVWDADDPTLCPRVTVAKTSELSDPGQRYNYCTPRPFAALPDRLYRNDGSRFVDVTAEAGIVDVEGRGLGVLAADVDDDGLVDLFVANDTTANYLWRNLGGMKFEEMGLVSGVACNAGGAFQAGMGTACGDIDGDGRLDLFVTNFYGESTTCFRNLGDGAFGDHGGLLGLAGPSRYMLGFGICLLDADNDGRLDVATANGHVNDDRPDYPYQMPTMLLLGGPDGRLVDVTESSGAPWSIPRVSRGLATCDLDNDGRVDLVVLAQKSPLGYFHNLAESGRSLTLELEGTASNRDAVGAVVSVTAGGRRLRRWRSGGGSYQSASDPRLHFGLGASDQVDQVEVRWPSGRVERFAKLEADRGYRLREGDPAPIPLPGPWRRQAAKADSPSIPLERQAAE, translated from the coding sequence ATGAATCGAAGGCGGCGACGCATCGTCTGGCTGGCCGTCGCGGTGCTGGCGGCCTCGGGGTTCGGATCGTGGGCCGTCGCGCAATGGCGGTTCGCGACATCCCTGGAGCAGTCTCGACTCTTGATGGAGGCCCAGCGATTTCCCGAGGCTCGCGAGCGGCTCCTCGGCCTTCGATCGTCACGACCGAGCGACCCCGAGGTCGCCTATCGGCTCGGGGTCTGCGAGCACGCCGTGGGTCGTCCCGAGGCATCCCTGGCGGCGTGGGCGGGGGTCTCGCCCGGCAACGAGTGGTGGGGCAAGGCGTCTCTGGCACGCGCGAGGACGCTGGTCGGCGACATGGGACGGTTCAGCGAAGCGGAGGCGCTCCTCGAGGCGATGCTCGACGGGGCCGCCGCCCCTGCGGATCGCGACGAGGTGCGCCGGACCCTCTCGGAGCTCTACTTCTGGCAGGGCCGACGCGAAGAGGTCCTCGGCCTGATCGAAGAGAACTGGCGGAACACGACCGATCCGACGGGCGATCTGGTCGACCACTGGAAAGGGGAGAATGCGCCGACCCTGTTTGAGGCCGTCCGAAACGAGGTCGAGCGAGCGGCGGCGCTGAGCCCCGGCGACGACCGCGTCTGGCTGGCCCAGGCCGATCTGGCCTTGCAGACCGGCCGCCTCGCGGAAGCGAAGGCCAAGCTGGAGCGTTGCCTGGAGGCCAGGCCGGAGGATCAGGCCGTCTGGCGAGCCCGACTGGAACTCGCGCGGGTCGAGGAGGATCTGGAGGCGTTCCGCCTCTGCCTCGCCCATCTTCGGGCCGATCGATTCACCGTCGAAAAGGCGCTGGGCGTCCGGGCCTGGCTGGCGAAACGCGAGGGGGACGGCGCCGCGGAGCGAGCGGTCCTCGAACGGCTCATCGCGGTCGCCCCCAGCGACGCGGGGGCCCTCGATCGGCTGGCCGTGCTCGCGGCGGAGTCGGGCGAGGTCGAGAGGTCGCGCGAGCTTCGCGTCCGCAAGGCGACCTGCGACGCCGCCAAGGACCGCTACCGCCTGCTGATCGACGAAAAGATCGCGCCGGCGCGGTTCACCGAGCTGGCCGGTCTCGCGGAGACGATCGGTCGGAAGTTCGAGGCTCGGGGGTGGTGGACCCTCCGGGCGGCCTTCGTGCCGACCGACCCCTCCGCCCGCGAGGCGCTGGCCCGACTGCGCGAGCCGGTCTCGCGCGAGTCCCCCTCGCCGGGAGTCACGCTCGCCCAGGCCCTCGCGTCGGACGAGGCCGAGTCGGTCGGATCGGCCGCGAACCCCGCGAGGAAGCCGGCGACGACCGACATCGTCCCGCCGCTGTTCCGCGACGACGCCGAAACCGTCGGGCTGCGGTTCGAGTTCGACAATGGCCGTTCGCCGAAACGCCAGATCCCGGAGACGACCGCCGGCGGCGTCGCGCTCCTCGACTATGACGGCGACGGCTGGATGGACGTGTACGTCGTGCAGGGGGGGGCTTTCCCGGCGGACCCCTCGCGACCCTACGAGGGGGATCGGCTGTTCCGGAATCGCGGGGACGGGAGCTTCGAGGACGCGACTGCCATCTCGGGGATCGCGGACATGGCCCGCGGCTTCGGGCACGGCGTCACCGTGGGCGACATCGACAACGACGGCCGCCCGGACCTCTTCGTGACGCGATGGCGGTCCTACGCCCTCTACCGGAACCGCGGCGACGGGACGTTCGCCGACGCGACCGCCGAACTCGGCCTCGACGGCGATCGCGACTGGCCGACCTCGGCCGCCTTCGCCGACCTCGACAACGACGGCGACCTCGACCTCTACGTCTGCCACTATCTGGTGTGGGACGCGGACGATCCCACGCTCTGCCCCCGGGTCACTGTGGCGAAAACCAGCGAACTCTCCGATCCCGGCCAGCGGTACAACTACTGCACGCCGCGACCCTTCGCCGCCTTGCCCGACCGCCTCTATCGCAACGACGGATCTCGATTCGTCGACGTGACCGCCGAGGCCGGAATCGTCGACGTCGAGGGCCGGGGGCTCGGCGTCCTCGCGGCCGACGTGGACGACGACGGGCTCGTCGACCTCTTCGTCGCCAACGACACCACCGCGAACTACCTCTGGCGCAACCTCGGCGGCATGAAATTCGAGGAGATGGGACTCGTCAGCGGGGTCGCCTGCAATGCGGGCGGAGCGTTCCAGGCCGGGATGGGGACCGCCTGCGGCGACATCGACGGCGACGGCCGCCTCGACCTTTTCGTGACCAACTTCTACGGCGAGTCGACGACCTGTTTCCGGAACCTCGGGGACGGGGCGTTCGGCGATCACGGCGGCCTCCTGGGCCTGGCGGGACCCAGCCGATACATGCTGGGATTCGGCATCTGCCTCCTCGACGCCGACAACGACGGCCGACTGGACGTCGCCACCGCCAACGGGCACGTCAACGACGACCGTCCCGACTACCCGTACCAAATGCCCACCATGCTCCTGCTCGGCGGCCCCGACGGCCGCCTCGTCGACGTGACCGAGAGTTCGGGGGCCCCCTGGAGCATCCCCCGCGTCTCTCGCGGCCTCGCGACATGCGACCTCGACAACGACGGCCGCGTCGACCTCGTGGTGCTGGCGCAGAAGTCGCCGCTCGGTTATTTCCACAACCTGGCGGAATCAGGCCGATCCTTGACGCTCGAACTTGAAGGGACCGCGTCGAACCGCGACGCCGTCGGCGCGGTGGTCTCGGTCACGGCCGGGGGCCGTCGCCTCCGCCGCTGGCGGTCGGGCGGCGGGAGCTATCAGTCCGCGTCCGATCCTCGCCTGCACTTCGGGCTGGGAGCCTCGGACCAGGTCGACCAGGTCGAGGTCCGCTGGCCTTCGGGGCGCGTCGAGCGATTCGCCAAGTTGGAGGCCGACCGAGGCTATCGACTCCGCGAAGGCGACCCCGCGCCGATCCCTCTCCCCGGACCCTGGCGCCGCCAGGCCGCGAAGGCCGACTCTCCCTCCATTCCTCTCGAACGTCAGGCAGCCGAATGA